CATACTTTTGTATACATCCTGCCACACGGCTTCCTCGCCGGTAATGGCAAGCGGCATGTTGATACCGTTAAGCGCCATCCAGTCAATTTCCTTTTGCCAGCGCTCCCAATCCCACCAGGCCATGGTGTAGTTGAAGGTGCAATAGTTAAGGTAATACCTGTATTGGTAAGGCGTGTTTTTATGAATAAAACCTTTTACCATCGGCAGCGTGGCAGGCAGGTTTAAGTTGGTGCCATTCCAGCCGATATCGGCGTTGCAATAATTTTTGAGGTAGTAATTTAATGCCGAGGCAATGGAAAGGCCGTTGTTGCCTTTCAAAACAATCTTCCCATCGTGGCTGCTTAACTCAAAAACATCTTTACCATTTTCCTGCGGAATAGCTTCAACCAAAAACGAAACCGAACGGCCGGGTATCACCCTTTCAATAAAATCATGACTGGCCTTCTGGTCAACCTGGGCCTGGGCGCTAAAACCCAATGCAATAACAATAGCTGTAAGTATGCCTTTTTTCATCAATATTACCGGTATAAATTAAGGGATGTAAAATTCAATAAAAATGCCGGTAACAGTACAAACTGTTTACCGGCATTTTATCAGCATGGCTTATTTAAAGTTAGGGTTCTGAACCAAAACGCCTTTACTTTTATCAATTTCAACCTGCGGCAGCGGGAAGTAATAGTTTTTAGGACGAACAAAGGTTACTGTTTTTGATTTATCAAGCGGAGCTTTTGATACAGCGAGGTTATAAATAGCCGCGATGTCAACAATATTCTTTTTATCCCAGCGCATCAAATCCTGGTGACGCTGATCTTCGCCCGCCAGTTCAACACGGCGCTCGTGAATCAGTTCCTTCATACCGGCGTTTTTAACAGCCGGCAACGAGGCTGATGCCCTGTGCCTGATCTGGTTGATAAGCGCGTCGCCTGCTCCTGCACCTTGTGTGCGGATCAGAGCCTCGGCAACCAATAAATAAATATCGGCCGAACGCATTAACGGTACCGCAAAACTGTGGTCAACACCACCGCCATTGGCTTCCGTATTAAATACAGCATATTTCTTGAATGCATAACCCGTTGCCGAAAGATCGGCAGTAAAAGTTGTTAAACCAGCACCATCGCCCAGGTCAACTTTATCGCCAACGCTTAGCAATGTTGCCTGCTTACGCGGGTCACCTGCTTCAAATTCGTCGGCAAGACCTTGTAATGGCTGGCTGAAGCCATAGCCACCCCACGGGCGTGGAATATAATAAACGGTAAAGTCGTTCTGAACAACGTTTTGTACCGCCTGGATAGAAAACAGCAACTCGGTGCTGCTTTCATTCGCGCGGGTAAAGTTATCGGCATAATTGGCAGCTAAGGCATAAGCCGGGTTTGAAATTACCTTTTGGCCGGTTGCAATAGCTTCCGGAAGTTTCTCCCAATACATATACAACTTGGTTAACAAGCCAAGCGCGGTACCTTTGCTTACCCTGCCACGATCAACAGGGCCGTAGCTTTCAGGCAGCAGATCAACTGCTTTTAACAAATCGGATTCTATCTGCTTACGCACATCCTCAATAGATGATTTTGGTACGTTAAAATTAAGCGAAGTATAATCGGCCTCGGTAATAATCGGCACATCACCATGAATGATCATCAATCTCCAGTAACCAAAAGCTCTTAAAAAATAAGCCTCGCCCATGCTACGGTTTTTCACAGCTGTGCTGATGGCCGTTATTTTAGGGATGTTGATGATACAGTTGGTAGCACGATTAATTTCCTCATATCTCCATTTCCAGGGGTAACGGATAGCCGCGTTAGATGCATCGTAAGTTAAGTTTTCAATGCCTTCATCCTCACCGTGGTCGCCCGAGCGCCAGTAATCATCTGATGGTGTATCGAAAGTCGATTCGGCGTGGCCTATGTAATCCTCTTCGGGTAAAATACTGTAAATACCGGTTACCGCATTAACAGCGTCAACCTCGTTGCGGAAATAGTTGCCAGAGCTGTAAACACCTTGTTGCTTCAAATCAAGCGCTTTTTTACAGCCGCTACCCACAAGGGCCAGTGATATAAGCGTATATATTATTTTGTTGGTTTTCATGATGATGTTATAATTTAACTGTTACACCAAATGTTACTGTACGTACCGATGGGTATTGAGCTACGTCAACCCCACGTTGCAGGTTGCCGTTGGTATAACCCAACTCAGGTGTGTAGCCTTTGTAGCCGGTTATAAAAAATACATTTTGTCCGGATGCATATAATCGTACGCTTTTTAAAGCTGCTTTTTTCGACCAGGTGGTTGGAAGTGTATAACCCAAAGTGGCATTTTTAAGGCTTACATAACTTCCGCTTTCAACAAACATATCGGATGTACGGTAGTTATCATTGGCCCTGTCAAGCGATAAACGCGGAATCGTGTTGCTTGTGCCCGGTCCTGTCCATCTGCCCAAAGTTTCGGCATAAAGGTTAAACGGATAGGTTGGGTCAATACCCTGCATCCTGTCGGCATTGTAAAGGCTCACACCAAATACGCCGGTAAAGTTTGCGGAAAAATCAAAGCCTTTATAGGAGATACTGCCTTGTAAACCGGCTGTAACTTTAGGGTTAGGATTACCCAGGTTGGTACGGTCGTTACCATCAATCAGGCCATCGCCGTTAAGGTCAAGAAAACGAACATCGCCGGGTCTGATATTAGCCTTGCGCGAGTCATTTTTAAGCGCAGGGTCGTTATCGATATCAGCCTGTGTTTGGTATAAACCATTTGTTTTCCAGCCGTAAAACGAAGCAATTGGCTGCCCCTCATATGTACGGGAAATTTCCTGGCTTGAACGGCCGTAAACAGTTGAGCCAACAAAAGTACCCGCGCCATTAAGCCTGGTTACTTTATTTTTGATGAAAGATGCATTGGCACCTACCGTGTATTTTACTTTGTTATCGCCACCCTGGTAGTTAATTTCAACCTCCACGCCTTTATTATTCATGGTACCGATGTTTTGGTTAGGAATAGTTACCGAACCGGCGGTTCCTACAACAGGCGGCGATAAAAGCATATCTTTTGTATTTTTATTAAACCAGGTGAGCGTGGTGCTTAACCGGTTATTCAAAAAGCCTGCATCTAAACTAATGTTGGTCATGGCTGTACGTTCCCAGGCAATATCCGGGTTGGCAAGGCTATAAACAGCTGCGCCGGTATAGCCAACGCCGCCAAAGGTATAACCGTTATTTTCGTAAGTGCTGCCAAGCCTGATCAAGCTGTTATATTGAAACGGACCGATGTTCTGGTTACCCAGCTCGCCGTAACCGCCCGATAGCTTCAGGTTACTGATCCAGGTTATATTTTTAATAAACTGCTCGTTAGATAACCTCCAGCCTAAAGAGAATGCCGGAAAATAACCCCACCTTTTTGATGGTGCAAAATTTGAAGACCCATCAGCCCTGAACGTTAACGTTGCCAGGAAACGGCCGTCATAATCATAAAAGAACCTGCCAAAACCTGATTGCAGCGATGATGGTTCGATACGGGCACTGGTGTTGAACTGGCTGTTACCTGTAGCAAGCACACGCTGATCTATCGAAGTATCATCGTATCCTATTCGCCACGCGCTAAAGCCATAAGCTTTAAAGTTTTGATAAGAGTAACCACCTGTAAACGTGATGTGGCTTTTACCAAATACCTTATCATAAGTAAGGAATGACTCTATCAATTGTGATGAAATTTCGCCCTCGGTTTGTGTTAGTTGCGAGCTTGGGTTTTGCCTGGCCTGGGTAATATCGGCAAGGCTAAAGTTGTAGGTACGGTTCAAAGTACCATCATAAGCGTAGTTAACACGTAGTTTCAGCTCTTTCAAAAAAGAAATTTCGGCAAAGGCATTGGCCAAAGCGCGGTACTTTTTGTTAAACCTATCGGCTTGCTGTATGGTAAAATAAGGACTGTTGATATCACCTAACTGGTTGGCAAAAGCTTTTGACGAACCAAAGGTACCATCAGGATTAACTAACGGAATAGCCGGGTTAAAGCGCAACGCCGAAAAAATAAGACCGGTTTGCGAGTTATTGTTATCAAAGCCCACGTTATTGGCATAGTTTAACTGGATATTTTCGCCCAGTTTTAACCATTCGGTTACCTTATGCTCTGAGTTAAAACGTGTGCTGAAACGCTTAAAGTTAGTTTTATCAATTATACCGTCCTCATTATAAGCCGAGGTTGACCAATAATAGGTTGATACATCATTACCTCCGGTTAAATTAACGTCGCCATTAATAACGTGACCGGTTTTCATGATAGCACGTTGCCAATCGGTACGCTGAGTGGCATAGTAACTGTCATTCCATGGCGCATCAATAGCAACACCGTCATTAGTATAACGTTCCCTTTTTAACTGGTAAAGTTGGGGTGCGGTTAACAGGTTCAGATATTTGGTTGTATTGGTAAAGCCGTCATAAAAATTAATATTGGTAGATAACTTTTGATTGTAAGTACCTTTTTTAGTAGTTACCAATACAACGCCATTGGCAGCACGGGTACCGTAAATAGCTGCCGCAGATGCATCCTTTAATATATCAACCGAAGCAATATCATTAGGGTTGATGTCGCTCAAAGCGTCGGGGTTACTGGTTGGTACACCATCAACAACAATAAGCGGGTTGGCATCGTTAAGCGTACCGGTACCGCGAATACGGATACTTGACGCAGCACCCGGCGAGCCATCGTTACGTACTATGTTAACACCTGCCGCACGGCCATCCAAAGCCTGCGTTGCCGATGCAACTGGAAGATTTTGAATATCGCTGCCTTTTACACTGGCTACAGCACCGGTAACATCTATTTTTTTAGTTGTACCGTAACCTACAACCACTACCTCGGTTAAAGCAGATGGCAAAGCCGTCAGGATTATGTTTAATGATTGCGCCCCATCAACAACTACCGTTTTTTTTTCGTAGCCTATGTAGCTGATCTCCAGTACGGCTTTATCAGCCACGTTGATGTTGAAGTTACCGTTAATATCGGTAGTGGTGCCCTGGTTAGTTCCCTGCACCCTGATGTTTACGCCAATCAGTGGTTCCCCCTTGGCATCGGTAACTTTACCTTTTACTATAACAGGGTTGTTGCCTGCCTCGGGGGTTAAAATGATAACCACATGATCATCAGCTATTTTATAGGGGAGTTTGTCGTCGATAAGCGAGTTCAGTACTTCGCTGATGGATGCGTCTTTTACATCCAGATCAACCTTGCCCAGCCTTTTAATGGCCGAGTAGTTGTAAAAAAAGCGGTAATCGCTTTGTTTTTGAATTTTTGAGAGGATAGTACTTACCTCTGTTTGCTTCAGGCTAAGGGTGAACTTTTGTTGCGAGTACACACTTGCAGAAGCCTGCATACAGGTAGCCAATATCACAAAGAAAACTGCTTTCATTAGCAAGATAACTTTAAGGCATACGGGGGCACCCGGAATGGCAAATGCCCTTCTTGTTTTTTTCATTACATTTGTTTTGAAAATTAATGGATAGAGTAAGCTCGGTTCCAACTCGCTTACTCACAATGATAAATCCCAGATTTTTGCGGGGAAGAGTTGCACCTCTTCCCTAATTTATTTACTGGATTTTTCAGGAATCTGATAAGTAAATGTTTTCTCTCATGCGTTTTGTTTAAGTTAGTATTGTTAGTTTATTATCTCTTTGTTTTATAAGCCAGGTAAACGGTATTGCCCTCCGTTTTGGTTTGCAGGGCAACTATCTGTTTTAAATAATTCAGCGCTGTATCCAGACTTTCGTTTTCGAGTACGCCGCTTATCTGCTCCTTCTTCAGCTTTTCATCGGTAAATACCATATGCACGTTGTATTTACGCTCCATTTGCAGGGCCACATCTTCAAAATCGTTATTGGCAAACATAATCTTGTTCTCGGTCCAGGCATTTTCCGCGTAGGTATTACCTGTGCTTAAAGGCAACGTTGAAACTTCGTATTTTACCTTAGCTGTTATGGCAGCTGTTTGTTGCCTGCCGGTATATTGGCGGGTATTGATGGTTAGTTTTTCATGAGGGGATAAGATCACTTTCTTTTCCGGGTCATCCTTTAACTCAACCTGTACCTTACCTTTTAATAGCGTAGTTTCGTTTGATTTATCGCCACGGTAGGCTTTCACATTAAAAATAGTACCTAAAACTCTTACCGTAAAACCTTCGGTATGCACCAAAAAAGGTTTTTTAGCATTTTTTGTTACCTCAAAAAAACCTTCGCCTTCCAGCGTAACCTCGCGCTGCGACCCCACAAAGGCCGATGGATAAGTGAAATGACTGCCTGCGTTTAATTTTACGGTGGTACCATCGGGCAGTGAAACCTGCGCCAGGCTGCCGTAGGGCACATCAACTTTTTTAATAACTACAACTTCGGCTTCCTGCTCAATAGTACGCCGGTTATAAAACCACAAGCTGCCTATTACGAAAACAGCAATAGCAGCGGCCCAGCCAATCCACTTAAAGTAGTTAACGGGTTTAACATTATTATACTGAGACAAAGTTTCGGATGGTTTATGGCTTTTAATCTTTACCCATAAATCGCTAAGGCTATTATTTATTGTTGTTTCTGATAAACCCTCTTTATCATTTTTAAGTGTACCGGTAAGCGCATTGGTTAATGCTTCAATTTTTTTATTGGCCTGATGTTGATCTAAAAAAAACTGCAATTCGGTAAGCTCGGCCTCAGTAGCCGAACCATCCATTTTTTTAGCCATCAGTTCAATAAACCTCGATTTTCCCATATAGTTCAGTGGTTCTGTTGTAAGGACACATGAGGGTAGGGATATTCCTAAAGAAAAATTAAAAAAAGTTTATAACCATTTTTTAGGGTCTCTCAATACTTTCAGTGGGATGCGAATTATATAAAGCGGAGATTTACCATGCAAATTGAACATTAAATATTGAATTTGCATGGATATTATTATAAAGTAGGGACCTACTTTATAACCTCTTCCAGTTTTTTTAAAGCAATAACCAACTGCGCGAAAACCGTTTTATGAGAGAGATTAAGAATATCGGCAACCTCCCTGCACGATAAGCCATCCTGCTTCACCATTTTAAAAATAAGTTTACAACGGGGAGGCAGGCTATCAACAGCCATTAAAATTTCCGACTGCAATTCTTTACCAATAAGTAACTGCGCAGGATCAACCGAGAGGTGAAAATAATAAGCTTCGGCAATATTGGCTTCTTTTGATTGTTTTGTTGAGGTACCGCGCAGGTAATTTAAACAGGCATTTTTTACGGTGATATACATATAAACCGGCATGTTGCGAATGCTATCCAACGAAGAGCGGTTGAGCCAGATTTTCAGGAAAAGGTCATTAACAATTTCTTCGGCGGGTTCTTTATCACCTAAAAATGAGTACGCAAACTGGTACAGCTTGTTTACCT
The sequence above is a segment of the Mucilaginibacter celer genome. Coding sequences within it:
- a CDS encoding FecR family protein; this encodes MGKSRFIELMAKKMDGSATEAELTELQFFLDQHQANKKIEALTNALTGTLKNDKEGLSETTINNSLSDLWVKIKSHKPSETLSQYNNVKPVNYFKWIGWAAAIAVFVIGSLWFYNRRTIEQEAEVVVIKKVDVPYGSLAQVSLPDGTTVKLNAGSHFTYPSAFVGSQREVTLEGEGFFEVTKNAKKPFLVHTEGFTVRVLGTIFNVKAYRGDKSNETTLLKGKVQVELKDDPEKKVILSPHEKLTINTRQYTGRQQTAAITAKVKYEVSTLPLSTGNTYAENAWTENKIMFANNDFEDVALQMERKYNVHMVFTDEKLKKEQISGVLENESLDTALNYLKQIVALQTKTEGNTVYLAYKTKR
- a CDS encoding RagB/SusD family nutrient uptake outer membrane protein, whose translation is MKTNKIIYTLISLALVGSGCKKALDLKQQGVYSSGNYFRNEVDAVNAVTGIYSILPEEDYIGHAESTFDTPSDDYWRSGDHGEDEGIENLTYDASNAAIRYPWKWRYEEINRATNCIINIPKITAISTAVKNRSMGEAYFLRAFGYWRLMIIHGDVPIITEADYTSLNFNVPKSSIEDVRKQIESDLLKAVDLLPESYGPVDRGRVSKGTALGLLTKLYMYWEKLPEAIATGQKVISNPAYALAANYADNFTRANESSTELLFSIQAVQNVVQNDFTVYYIPRPWGGYGFSQPLQGLADEFEAGDPRKQATLLSVGDKVDLGDGAGLTTFTADLSATGYAFKKYAVFNTEANGGGVDHSFAVPLMRSADIYLLVAEALIRTQGAGAGDALINQIRHRASASLPAVKNAGMKELIHERRVELAGEDQRHQDLMRWDKKNIVDIAAIYNLAVSKAPLDKSKTVTFVRPKNYYFPLPQVEIDKSKGVLVQNPNFK
- a CDS encoding SusC/RagA family TonB-linked outer membrane protein is translated as MKKTRRAFAIPGAPVCLKVILLMKAVFFVILATCMQASASVYSQQKFTLSLKQTEVSTILSKIQKQSDYRFFYNYSAIKRLGKVDLDVKDASISEVLNSLIDDKLPYKIADDHVVIILTPEAGNNPVIVKGKVTDAKGEPLIGVNIRVQGTNQGTTTDINGNFNINVADKAVLEISYIGYEKKTVVVDGAQSLNIILTALPSALTEVVVVGYGTTKKIDVTGAVASVKGSDIQNLPVASATQALDGRAAGVNIVRNDGSPGAASSIRIRGTGTLNDANPLIVVDGVPTSNPDALSDINPNDIASVDILKDASAAAIYGTRAANGVVLVTTKKGTYNQKLSTNINFYDGFTNTTKYLNLLTAPQLYQLKRERYTNDGVAIDAPWNDSYYATQRTDWQRAIMKTGHVINGDVNLTGGNDVSTYYWSTSAYNEDGIIDKTNFKRFSTRFNSEHKVTEWLKLGENIQLNYANNVGFDNNNSQTGLIFSALRFNPAIPLVNPDGTFGSSKAFANQLGDINSPYFTIQQADRFNKKYRALANAFAEISFLKELKLRVNYAYDGTLNRTYNFSLADITQARQNPSSQLTQTEGEISSQLIESFLTYDKVFGKSHITFTGGYSYQNFKAYGFSAWRIGYDDTSIDQRVLATGNSQFNTSARIEPSSLQSGFGRFFYDYDGRFLATLTFRADGSSNFAPSKRWGYFPAFSLGWRLSNEQFIKNITWISNLKLSGGYGELGNQNIGPFQYNSLIRLGSTYENNGYTFGGVGYTGAAVYSLANPDIAWERTAMTNISLDAGFLNNRLSTTLTWFNKNTKDMLLSPPVVGTAGSVTIPNQNIGTMNNKGVEVEINYQGGDNKVKYTVGANASFIKNKVTRLNGAGTFVGSTVYGRSSQEISRTYEGQPIASFYGWKTNGLYQTQADIDNDPALKNDSRKANIRPGDVRFLDLNGDGLIDGNDRTNLGNPNPKVTAGLQGSISYKGFDFSANFTGVFGVSLYNADRMQGIDPTYPFNLYAETLGRWTGPGTSNTIPRLSLDRANDNYRTSDMFVESGSYVSLKNATLGYTLPTTWSKKAALKSVRLYASGQNVFFITGYKGYTPELGYTNGNLQRGVDVAQYPSVRTVTFGVTVKL
- a CDS encoding RNA polymerase sigma-70 factor — translated: MNIQELVHLIQFNDDEAAFNRLYRLQVNKLYQFAYSFLGDKEPAEEIVNDLFLKIWLNRSSLDSIRNMPVYMYITVKNACLNYLRGTSTKQSKEANIAEAYYFHLSVDPAQLLIGKELQSEILMAVDSLPPRCKLIFKMVKQDGLSCREVADILNLSHKTVFAQLVIALKKLEEVIK